The genomic DNA CTGAGCAGGAAGTAGCCCAATATCAGCATATCAGGAATAAGTGGGCTCCCAGCCCCCCCTACTGTACCTTTTCATGATCTGTTTGCCGATAGGGGTGGAGCCTGTGAAGCCCAGTTTACGGATGTCTGGGTGGTCAGACAAACGCTGTCCCACCATCCCACCTATTAGAGATGGGggatagggaggtagagagagagaaaggggtcaGAGGACAGCAGGGGGAGAAAGGGTagtagagatgagggagagagggtggtagacggggagatggagtgagagaaacaaaaaaataaagatTAGAATCAAAAACCTTATCTAATAAGATCTCACAGATCTCCTGGAGGACCTCTCCCTTCCCACAAGCTCTTGCTCCCTTGTGTCCTGTTACCTGAGCCAGGTACGATGTTGATGACTCCCTTGGGAATGCCAGCCTTCACAGTCAGCTCAGCAAACTTCAAGGCTGACAGAGGAGTAACCTTTTggacgagaggagagagcgagtgaaACATGTTCCTTGCTTTGGACACGGGGAAACTCTTCAAGTGCCATCTGATATTCACATATGTGGTCCAGCAATGTGCAGTGCTAGAGAGGCTATTTTAAGACGTCGGCCTGCAGAGAAAGGTTACGTTAGGTAAAGTTGTGCGTGACAGGTAGAGTCGTGTGTGACTGCCGTGTTACATGAGTTGTTCACCTGCTGGTATAAAACCTACGACTGAATCTGTTGTAACGTATGCAGGTGTATGTGTTCTCACCTGTGCAGGTTTCAGGACCAGTGTGTTTCCAGCAGCGAGGCAAGCGGCACTCTTCCATGCCAGCATCATGAGCGGGTAGTTCCAGGGAATGACGATAGCACACACACTGGCACCCAGGAAACACACAACACTCACCGTGAGCAGGTGCCACAGGTCAGCCAAATGCAGTGGTTACTACAACCAATACTCATACTAAAACCACTACTCATGAATCATGTTCATTTCCAAATGCATCTTGATATTTCCTAGTAGAGTTGTATCACATGTGAACTCTGACCCCTTACCCCAGAGGTTCCTTCTTGGTGAAGGTCAGATTGCGATTGGGCCTGGCCTGGTTGATGGGTATCGTCTTGCCCTGCAGCAGACAGTATATAATAGAAAATATCCTTAGACTACTAGATTACTGAAAAAGATGGAGACAACTAGGTCAGGATTTGGCAACAGGGAAATGTGAATGAAAAAGAAgtggagccagtttcatcatacaaAACCCTCCAAACATCTTTATATTTCACATATCTGGTCCATGCAGGTGAAAGTCTACCTGGATCTTGTCGCACCAGCCGGCAAAGTAGCGGAAGGTCTGGATGGACATGCCTACGTGGGTCTTCAGAGCCAGGGTGTAGACAGCTCCAGAGTCTATGGACTCTATGGTGGCCAACTCCTCCTGGTGCTCCTCCATAAGGTCAGCCAGCCTGGTAGGGAGGGGAGGTCAACAAAAGAGATGGAGGTAGGGTCCACTGGCAGTCTTTGTCCTCAAAATATATTATTGTTGTATAAATGGATATAAATCTGCACTATATAAACAAGTCCCCTGATAGTAACTATACTCCATAATGAGTCGAGGCCTCGAGGAGGCGCTGTAGTCTTGGTGCTCACTTGAACAGCAGGGTGCCACGGTCTCTAGGGTTCATCCTGCCCCAGGGGCCAACCTCAAAGGCCTCTTTGGCTGCTGCTACCGCCCGGTCCACATCTCCCACTGACGCATAGGCTACCTTACAGATCACCTAGGGAAAAGGGTTAACATTTAATGACCTATCAATACAATAATGTCCACAAGTATGTATATCAGTGTGTATATCTAAGTATGATAGATGAGTAATagtaggatgtgtgtgtgtgtgtgtgtgtgtgtgtgtgtgtgttcaggtgtatctGTTTGTATTACAACTCACAGAGCCATCGGCAGGGTTGATGGTATTGGCGGTCTTGCCGTTCTCTGCGTCCTCAAACTTGCCATTGATGAAACACTGCCAAGGCATCTTCACCGTCATGTTGTTGACGTCTTTAGTTGCCTGGGAACCAAACCATGACAGTGACATAACATTACACGTCAAAGACAAATTACAGATCCAGGTGTGTCTTATAAACACGTGTATATGTGTATACGTGTCATATAAACGCTTGAAAATACAAGTGGAAAGTGAGTGGGAAACAGTGTTTCTCATCATCATCAATAGTAACACCatctcaaatcaaactttatttgtcacatgcgccgaatacaacaagtgtaggctttaccgtgaaatgcttacttacaagcccttaaccaacaatacagttcaagaagagaagaaaaatatttaccaagtaacacaataagaataacgaggctatatacaggggacactggtaccaagtcagtgtgcgggggtacaggttagctgaggtaatttgtacatgtaggtggggtgaagtgactatgcatagataataaacagcgagtagcagcagtgtacaaaagggagggggtagaagctgttcagcatccttatggcttgggggtagaagctgttgaggagccttttggtcctagacttggcgctccggtaccgcttgccgtgcggtagcagagaaacagtctatgacttgggtgactggagtctttgacaattttttgggctttcctctgacactgcctagtatgtatgtcctggatggcaggaagcttggccccagtgatgtactgggccgtacccactaccctctgtagagccttacggTCAGACTTCGAGCAGTCACCATACCAGGCagtgctatggtgttgaacgctgagctgtagtcaatgaacagcattctcacataggtgttccttttgtccaagtgagaaagggaagtgtggagtgtgattgagattgcgtcatctgtggatctgttggggcggtatgcgaattggagtgggtctagggtgtccgggaggatgctgttgatgtgagccataaccagcctttcaaatcacttcatggctaccgacgtgtgtgccatggggcggtaatcatttagtcaggttacctttgcttccttgggcacagggactattgtggtctgcttgaaacatgtaggtattacagactcgatcagggagaggttgaaaaggtcagtgaagacacttgccagttggtccacgcatgctttgagtgcacatcctggtaatccatctggcccagtggctttgtgaatgttgacctgtttaaaggttttgttaaCATTGGCTACTGAGAGCGTtatcacagtcatccagaacagctggtgctctcgtgcatgcttcagtgttgcttgcctcgaagcgagcataaaaggcatttagctcgtcaggaggatagaattatagtcagatttgccaaatggagggcaggggagagctttgtaggcatctctgtgtgtggagtaaaggtggtctaggatttttttttctctggttgcacatgctggtaaaaatttggtaaaactgatttaagtttttcTGCATTAAAtcctccggccactaggagcgccgcttctgggtgagcattttcttctttgcttatggtcttttagagttggttgagagcggtcttagtgccagctttgttctgtggtggtaaatagacagctatgaataatatagatgagaactctcttggtagtgtggtctacagcttatcacaaGGTACTCGACGCTTCTTTAATAtcagacatcgcgcaccagctgttattgacaaatagacacacacccccacccctcgtcttaccagaggtagcgtctctgttctgccggtgcatggaaaatcctgcTAGATCTATATTGTCCATATCATCGtttagccacgtctcggtgaaacatatatgttacagtttttgatgtcccgttggtaggataatcttaatcgtaggtcatacattttattttcgattgattgcacgttagcaagaagaactgtcacatcctgaccagcagagggagcaattgtattagttttggtcaggacgtggcaggtttttgtgtgttaagtgttgtgttggtgattggactcccaattgaaggcaggtgtgttgagttgcctttgattgggagtcctatatagtagtgtgtgtttttctttggggttgtgggtagttgttcttgcattgcgttttgtgtgcctgcaagactgttcctgtcgtgtgtattgtttttgtccggtggatgctttactctttttttaaattaaaatatgagtatccacattcccgctgcgccttggtcttctctccagtacgacaactgtgacaagaacggatggcagtgggagtttctCGCTcacctacggattctcagaaggctgccCGATCTGTGGCCCCTTTTCCTgagtcttttcttcacgcaaaaggcatggatctgggcctgtttcagtgaaagcaggatattcTTCTCTCGGGCTCGTTAAAGGAAAAGGTTTCTTACAGTCCTCTGAGTAAtctcagttctgatgtccagaagttattttcggtcataagagacggtaacattatgtacacaataagttaaaaaataagttacataaaacgcaaaaaaactaacgaaatagcacaattggttgggggggggatgtaaaacgtcagccatgttcttcggcgccatctGTGCTCTGTatgactagcctggtcccagatcagtttgtactgtcttgccaactcctttggtcattaattgtgttgtcttgccaactcctaagATCATTGTTGCACAactgaccataggagttggcaagacagcacaaactgatctgggaccaggccacTGTATGACAGTTGTTTGTCTGACTCACATAGTCGATGaccatctcctcctcctggtcctctCCCCTCAGCCTTCTCACAAACATCTGGATGAAGTCCTGGAATGTGGTGGCCATGTACACATCCTCATTCTGCAGCTGCAACCCTACACACTTCTGCTTGATCTCCTCCACCAGCCTGGGGAGAAGATGGGTTTATAGCAGGGTCATAGTGAAGTTATGTCAGGTCATAGGAGAATATGTCACTCAGGTACAATGGGGTCAACTAGAGTCACAAAAGTCACCATGATGATTAAAAGCTGATCACTGCTAATAAAATGTATAACAAACAAACTCTAGGTCAAGTGAGGGAAATTAAGGGTTAAACCAGGTCAATGCCAGTGCAAGCATACACTCACCTGACCACGTCCATAGAAGCAGCTCCTGACTTGAAGAAGTCTGTGGTTTCCTCAATGGCAGCAACGTTGCTCAGAATGCCTTTCCAGATGTCCTGGAGTGACAACACACTGAATCAGTGGCGCtaattgaacagcttctatctgaaTCATGCGTTTACAACATGGCGGTATACTAAGTAACAGATTCTGTTGTAGTAGTGTCAAACTATCACACAAGGCTATGTGGAAGCCTTCAGAGATACAATGAGAGACGTACTCGTATCTCCTCTGCTATCTTCTTCTCGTCATCAGTCAGCTCCACGCTGGCGGTGTCTCCTGAAGAGAAGTACTTAGCAGCAGAGATCATCTTCCCATCCTCAAACTGCAGGTTCTTCACCATCAGCTGTGGAGGAaccagaggaggaagagggtgaggagagggagaaggagaagaggcaACAAATAGGGTTAGGCCTGAGCTATGTCTTAATGACTAAACTGGAGAAATCATTCACAAAATGAACATTAGAAGCCATTGGAGGTTGATTGATATAAGACTCTATGTTACAGCACAGGTAATACAGTTAACAGGGTTGCCACTAGACACTTGCCTGTACATTTTTCTATTCATTTCCCATTGATCTCATTTTCTGTGACTCACCGCTTTGCTATCTGACCCGTACAGAACCAGGCCGTTCTTGGTGACGACACCAGGCTGGGACGCCCCCTCTATCTCCAGGGGCTGACCGGCTGGCACCGACTCCCCCAGCATGGATGACCCGTACAGAGTCacagtctaaggagagagaggacatgggTTCGATTGACATACTGCCaatgggacagacagacacacacacacacacacagtaataaaGAAACAGAACATTAGACAATACGTACAGTTCATACATACACTGTaaatgtaattgtgtgtgtgcaagtgtgtgtttTAGGGAACGCACCTGACCATCAATGACCGCCCACGCCCCGGGGACTTTGTCGTGGCCACGGATCCAGTTGTGGATAGCCTCTGCCGGCTGGGCTAGGTTGACCTTGAGGACAGACAGAAGGTGGGTGAGGAAGAAGATCTTCCTTTTCAGACACTTCTTTCCTTGGTTTCTAGGAACCAGGGGGAGGCCAAACAGTTAGCTGCCTATTATGCAACACTTAGAAGAGGGACCTTAAAAATaacccctcactccctcctcgCCTTAAGAATGTTGGCCAGTGCTATAGGCTCTAGTAAGTTAACACTCCCCACCCCCTCAAAGCCTACAACCCCACCTTATACAACCCCTCATCCCATTACTGGCCCTAGTACATCACCCTCTCGCTAAGTAGGACTTTTCCAAACTGACTAATGAATGGACGTATTGTGGAATTAAATGGCTACAAATTGAGCAACATCAAACTGCCATTATAATTTGAGCAGAAAAGTGACAGGACAGGACATTATTTGAATGTTTATTTCCTAACATGATATTTGACTTAGTTTCCTTCATTCCCTACAAACAGCCTTAACCAGGTGACGCTGTTTCACAGCCACATTCAGTATCTCACCTTGGAGTTGGACTTCTTCTGGATACCCTCGTAGCTGGCCCCCTCCTCTGTCTGGGGGACACGTGGGGCCTTCCCATCAGCGATCAGCTGCACTGACTCCACCTGCACCACAGGAATACACCAACCCCCAAGCAATGTCACTGTGTTACGTGTTACAGCAGTGGGACTGTGATATGTTTGATCCTGATTGTGATCcgaggatggacagatggagatgATGGTAAGTTGCTATGGTTACCATGGCCTTGATGCCCTCTGGAAAGAGGAAGCGATTGTAGAGGGAGTCCACCGTGTCGTTGGGTTCCACAGGACACTCTCTCTGGAGCAGGATGGGACCCGTGTCCAGACCATCATCAGCCCAGAAGATGGAGAACCCAGCCTTCTTATCCCCCTGGATCAGAGTCCTGAGGAGGACACAGGACACagaaccaggtcagacacagaaCCAACGTCATGCATAGAACCACGGTCATACATAGAAACAAGGATGTACACAGAAACAGGGTCATACATGGAACCATATGGAGCAGGCCTCTCATGGAATCAGGGCATGCATAAAACCAGGAACTAAAACGTGACAAAGCTATTAGCTAGaaaaaagtaggctacatgaaaagtgcaataatgttaatataaccatgtgtgtgtgtgtgcgcaggttttcagtgaatttatgtcaatcaagaagctcatctgcatttcctgcagagcaggaaaattctcagcaacaaaagagtgatcaaattaagattctacacctgtagtacagagcgagagaaaggcaGCCTTTTCCATAGAGCCCACTCACATGTAGGTTAAAGAGCCAAGTCAGACACAGATCAGTGTCAAATATGGGCTAAATCCACATAGCTgttcacacacagagacgtacatagacacacacacacacacacccccaacacAGATAACAGGAACCGAGAATAGATAAGGGTAGGAAAAAGATAAGACAAACTGTACTCAGCCAAACACATTACAAACAGTTCATCCCCAAACCAGACCAGTTAGATAGCACCACTCTCACTCCTACTCAGCTCTCCAGCAGTTGTTTAAAActctttagggatagggggcagcattgggaagtttggatgaaaagcgtgcccagagtaaactgcctgttactcaggccctgaagctagaatatgcatatgcagatttggaaagaaaacactccaaagtttccaaaactgttaaaataatgtctgtgagtataacagaactcatattgcaggcgaaaacctgagaaaaatccaaccaggaagtgggaattctgagaTTTGTATTTTTCAAGTGAAAGCCTATcgagtgtctgtggggtcagattgcacttcctaaggcttccactagatgccaacagtctttagaacgttgtttcaggcttctattgtaaaaggggagcgaataagagctgttggaaccagtggtctggctgaaagcctttagtttagtcacgcgCGTGGCCGTGAGCACGAGCTCTgttccctttcatttctaaagacaaaggaattgtccggttggaatatgtattgaagatttatgataaaaacatcctaaagattgattctatacatcgtttgacatgtttctacaaactgtaatgcaactttttttacttttcgtctggacATTTGGAAAAGTGAACTAAAggcgtgaacaaaaaggaggtatttggacataaagattaactttatcgaacaaaacgatcatttattgtctaacatggagacctgggagtgccatcagatgaagatcaaaggtaagtgattataTTTAATGTTATttctgacacctctccttggttggaaaatggctgtatggtttttgtggctaggcgctgacctaacataattgcatagtgtgctttctccgtaaagcctttttgaaaaatcggacacagcggctggattaacaagaagtgtatcttgaatcgtatgtataacacttgtatcttatatcaatgtttatgatgagtatttctgtaatttgatgtggctctctgcattttcaccggatgtttgtttgagacaatgcatttctgaacataacacgccaatttcaaatgaggtttttggacataaagattaactttatccaacaaaacaaacatttattgtctaa from Salmo salar chromosome ssa07, Ssal_v3.1, whole genome shotgun sequence includes the following:
- the LOC106609325 gene encoding mitochondrial 10-formyltetrahydrofolate dehydrogenase, whose translation is MLWTANRIIRKFSTSSNYYQNKLRLALIGQSLFGQEVYTNLRKQGHRVVGVFTVPDRDGKADPLAVVAEKDGTPVFKFPRWRVKGKPIPEVVEAYKAVGAELNVMPFCSQFIPMNVIDHPAHGSIIYHPSILPLHRGASAINWTLIQGDKKAGFSIFWADDGLDTGPILLQRECPVEPNDTVDSLYNRFLFPEGIKAMVESVQLIADGKAPRVPQTEEGASYEGIQKKSNSKVNLAQPAEAIHNWIRGHDKVPGAWAVIDGQTVTLYGSSMLGESVPAGQPLEIEGASQPGVVTKNGLVLYGSDSKALMVKNLQFEDGKMISAAKYFSSGDTASVELTDDEKKIAEEIRDIWKGILSNVAAIEETTDFFKSGAASMDVVRLVEEIKQKCVGLQLQNEDVYMATTFQDFIQMFVRRLRGEDQEEEMVIDYATKDVNNMTVKMPWQCFINGKFEDAENGKTANTINPADGSVICKVAYASVGDVDRAVAAAKEAFEVGPWGRMNPRDRGTLLFKLADLMEEHQEELATIESIDSGAVYTLALKTHVGMSIQTFRYFAGWCDKIQGKTIPINQARPNRNLTFTKKEPLGVCAIVIPWNYPLMMLAWKSAACLAAGNTLVLKPAQVTPLSALKFAELTVKAGIPKGVINIVPGSGGMVGQRLSDHPDIRKLGFTGSTPIGKQIMKSCALSNLKKVSLELGGKSPLIIFSDCDMDKAVRMGMSSVFFNKGENCIAAGRLFVEESIHDEYIRRVLEEIKKMKVGDPLDRSTDHGPQNHKAHMEKLVEYCEVGMKEGATLVYGGKQVDRPGFFMEPTLFTDVEDHMFIAKEESFGPIMVVSKFKDGDIDGVLNRANDTEFGLASGVFTRDINKAMYVSERLDAGTVFVNTYNKTDVASPFGGFKQSGFGKDLGEDALNEYLRTKAVTVEY